TCCGTCGACCCCACCGGCCTCTACGACCTGCTGATCCGCTTCGCCCGCGAGGTCCCCGGGCTGCCGCTCGTCGTCACCGAGAACGGTGCCGCCTACGACGACAAGCCGGACGGCGAGGGCGTGGTGCACGACCCGGACCGCATCGCCTATCTGCACGCGCACCTCGACGCCGTGCGGCGGGCGATCGCCGACGGCGCGGACGTGCGGGGCTACTTCCTCTGGTCGCTGCTGGACAACTTCGAGTGGGCCTACGGCTACAGCAAGCGGTTCGGCGCGGTGTACGTCGACTACGCCACCCAGGCCCGTACGCCCAAGTCCAGTGCCCGGTGGTACTCCCAGGTGGTGCGGAGCGGGCAACTCCCGCCGTTCTGAGAGCCGTTCAGTACTCCCGTGAGCGCTGCCGCCGCTATGCGAAGGCGTCCGGCGGCGGCGCCGGGGAGGGCCGGGCCGCGGCGTCGGTGACCGGCGCCGCGCCGCCCGTGAAGTCGGCCAGGGCGCGGCCGTGTTCGACCCGCGCCTGGTGCGGGTCGGAGGCGGCCCGCCGGGTCAGTTCGGCGACGGGCAGCTCCCGGTCGCCGGCCAGCAGCACGGCGTTGCCGAAGCGCCGCCCGCGCAGCACCGCCGGTTCGGCGGTCAGGGCCAGCTCGGGGAAGACGGCCGCCGCGGTCGCGATCTGCGCCTTCAGATGGGCGAGCGGCGGACCGTCCGCGAGGTTCGCGGCGTAGAAGCCGCCCGGGCGCAGGGCCCGGCGCACCTCGCCGGTGAACTCCACGCTGGTCAGGTGCGCGGGGGTGCGGGCGCCGCTGAAGACGTCGGCGATGATCAGGTCCGCCCAGCCGTCCGGCACCTTGGCGAGCCCTTCCCGGGCGTCGACGCCGCGCACCCGGATCCGCCAGCCGCCGTCCAGGGGCAGCTCGGTGCGGACGAACTGGACGAGCGGCGCGTCGATCTCGATGATCTGCTGGGTCGAGCGGGGGCGGGTCGCGGCGATGTACCGGGCGAGGGTGAACGCCCCGCCGCCCAGGTGCAGCACCTGGATCGGCTTGCCGGGCGGTGCCACGAGGTCGGCGATGTGGCCGAGGCGCCGCTGATAGGCGAAGTCGAGGTACGCGGGGTCGTCGAGGTCCACATGGGACTGCGGGGCCCCGTCGATCAAGAGGGTGCGGCCGCGCGGCCGGTCCCGGTCGGGCACCAGCTCCGCCAGACCCCCGGCCACCTGCGCCGATACCGGCTCCGCGGTGCGCCCGCGCCCTTGCTTCTGCTTGCCCTTCGCCACCTGGCAAGTATCGCCCGTGGCCCCGGCGGCCCGCGCGGCGGCCCGGGCCTGTCCGGCGGATCTTCGTGGATCAGCGGGCGGCGCCGGGGTACTTCCCAGCGGCAGCTGGAGCCCGTGAAGATCCGCCGGACAGGCCTCAGCGGCAGCGGTCGACGGCCTCGATGGTCCGGGCCGCCTCGCCGAGCGCGGCCCTCAGCACGGCGGGGTCGGTGGAGGAGGTGAAGGCCGCGTCGGGCGGGACGAGCCAGCCGGTGCCGGTGACGGGGGGCTCGGCGTGGCCGCCCCGGGGGGCGCGGCCGTAGGTCTGCGTGCAGGCGCTGCCGGGCACGTCCCAGCCGGCGGCGGTGCCGGGCGGCACGAGGAAGCCGAGGGTGTCGCACGCGCCGTCGTGCAGGACGGGTCCCACGCCGTCGCGCAGCCGCAGGATGTCGACCGCCTCCAGGC
The window above is part of the Streptomyces syringium genome. Proteins encoded here:
- a CDS encoding spermidine synthase, translated to MAKGKQKQGRGRTAEPVSAQVAGGLAELVPDRDRPRGRTLLIDGAPQSHVDLDDPAYLDFAYQRRLGHIADLVAPPGKPIQVLHLGGGAFTLARYIAATRPRSTQQIIEIDAPLVQFVRTELPLDGGWRIRVRGVDAREGLAKVPDGWADLIIADVFSGARTPAHLTSVEFTGEVRRALRPGGFYAANLADGPPLAHLKAQIATAAAVFPELALTAEPAVLRGRRFGNAVLLAGDRELPVAELTRRAASDPHQARVEHGRALADFTGGAAPVTDAAARPSPAPPPDAFA